ACGAACACCGGGGCATGGCGCGCAAGGGCGTCCTGCAACAGAGAGCACGCGCCTGTGTCCGCATCGCATAGGACAGCCAGTTCCTCCTCCTGATAGCCGCAGGAGGCCACGACCGACAGCCGATCGCACTGGGACGCCACCACGGCGAGCCCGCTCGCGCCGAAGTCCTGCAACCCCACCTGAGTGGCCGCCATGATGTCCTTGACTGTCACGGCGGCGGCCAACGAGGCGGTGAGCTGCTGCATCCGCCGATTGCGGGTCGCACTGTCGCGGAGCCGTCGCTTCTCGGCTTCCTGACGCTCATGAGCGGCCGTGGTGTCCATCACCACCCCGACCATCCTCGTCGGAACTCCCGCCGCATCGGAGAGCACACGCCCGCGGGCCTCCAGCGAGCGCCAGCCACCCTCACCCGCCGGGATCCGGTAGGCGATCTGGTAGTTGCCACCGGCCTCCGCCATCGACTGCAGCGCACCCATGAACTCGGGCAGATCGGATTCCGGAATCCTCGACAGGAAGGTGTCGAGATGAGCGGGGCTGTCCTCGGGCAGGCCGTGAAGGCGGAAGGTGGGCGGATCACAGTCGATCTCTCCGGTGGCGACGTCCCAGCAGAAGAACCCGGCCTGGACCGGGCCTGCGCTCGGCTGGAACGGAGAGTTCGACGGCTGGTGATCCGTGCCGGCGTCCTTGGCACCGTGCCCTTCCGTCCGCCGGTCCGGGGCGGGCAGCGCGGAAGTAGTGCCCCCTGCGATGCCCTTGCCGGCGCTGGGCCCGGACTGCAATCCGACCTCTGTCACCGGGCACTCCCCGTTGTAGGCAACGACGTCTCATGAGAGTCGTATGACGAGGTATCAGCGTAGAACCGCGATGCCCGCCGTACGGAGACGTGATCAGCCGGGCACCTGAAAGGGTGACGCTGTCGCAGGAACTGGACCTTCTCCCCAAGCATGTCCCGAGGGCGGAACGTGCGGACCGGGGGGAGTTGGGCATCGATGGTCGACGTCTCCGTCAGCCAGCGTGCCGGACCCGCGCCGGTGGCGCATGACCGAAGGAAGGGCGTCAACACGGTGGCGAACCACTCCGGGAGTGAGGAGCGCGGGCCAGGTTGTGCAGGTGCCTCTTTACGCCGGGGTATTGCCTCCGCCGGGGACCCGATCAAGGGTTCGCGCTCCGATAATCATACCCAGCGAACGGTCGGGGCGACGGTGTGCCCGAGTCTTCGCCACTGTAGTCCGCACAAAGTCAACTGGATAAGGAGAGCGCCGTGCAAGAATTCTCGTTCGATCTCCCCTTCCCCTCGCGGATCAGCCAAGACGTCGAATCGGCAGCGGCTCACCATATGGCCTGGATTCAGGAGCATAGACTACTGGGCCATGAATCCCTGCGCGAGTACTACCGATGGGACGTGCCCGGCGTTGCTGCCCGCTTCTGGCCACATGCGAGCGGAGCAGACCTGGAGTTGGGGACGGATATCGCAGGCTGGTTCCTCTTGGTAGATGACCAGTTCGACGGCCCGCTGGGAATACAGCCCGACAGAGTCGCACAGATCATCCAGCAACTCATCGATGTCGTGCACTCACCTCCCGGGGCGACGCCGAAGGGGGATCCCACCCCCGCGGCACGCGGGCTGGCCTCGATCTGGTCTCGCCAGGTCCGCGGTATGTCCGCATCCTGGCAGCGGCGGTCGTCCCGGAACTGGGAAGACTTCCTCAACGCCTACACCAGCGAGACCATCAACCGCCAAAGCGGTATCGTGCCCGACGTCAATACATACCTCAGCCTGCGCCACAAGGCAGGGCTGGAAAATGTACTGATCGACTACGCCGAACGCATCGGTCATTACGAATTACCTGAGGCCGTCTTCTCCATGCCGGAAATCCAGAAGATGCACAATGCGACGGTCCAGGTCGTCAACATCATTCAGGACGCGTTCTCCGTGGCCAAGGAAGAAGCCAGAGGCGACTTCCACAATCTGGTGATCGTGCTGCAGCATCACCGACACTATTCACGACGGGAAGCCCTCGCGGAGACCCAATCGATAGTACGCCGCCACACCGACGAATTCCTGCACCTCAAATCTGAGCTCCCGGCACTTTTCGATGCCGATGCCCTTCCCCTGCCCGACCGGGAGAACGCTTACTTGTTCGTCGATGACCTCCAGGCGCAGATGAGAGCCTGTCACGACTGGTGCCGTGCCTCCGACCGCTACTCCCGAGTGATCCGCGCGCGGCCTGACCAGCCCACCTATCTCGAGGAGATGCACATGGAAGGCCTCGGCTGACGCCAAGAGTGCGCGGGCACCTGATCACACCACCTCGGGTTGTCCGCCGGCTCGTCCTCACGCCGCCAGACCGGGTGGCGTGAGCTCGGTGTCAGCCCTCACGTGGACCGCCTTCTCGGTCAGTTCGCGGTACGCGGACCACAGCCGCGGCTCCGGCTCGGCGGTCACCGGGCGTTCTCCAGAGCGGTGCGCGCGGCACCGCCGCGCGCTTCGGGGCCGGCTCAAGGACGGTCGACTCCTCGGCCACCGGCGCCTCGGGAGGCGGGCCGTCCGTCGTCGGCCGCGCGGGTGCCCGCTTCTCGGCAGTCGCCACGGCCCCCTGACGCCGCGTCGGGGTGCGCGGTCCGTGCACGCGGGGCCGGGCCGACCTGGCGGTGGTCGTCCAGGTGCGGGAGCGCGCCGGTCACGGCTTCCGTACCGTCCATCTCCTCGACGACCCGTACGCAGCCGTACTGCCCCTCGGTCATCCGCTCGCCGGCAAAGAGGTCATCGACCTGAACGAGCTCGCAGGCGAGCAGCGGGTCGGCAGCGAACCGTCCGGCCCCTGCCTCGAGCCGGTGATCGACTCCTGCGCGGCGGCCGGCTTCAGCCCCGACTTCGTCATCCAGAGCGAGGACTACGCCACCGCGCAGGGATTCGTCGCGGCCGGTCTCGGTGTCGGTCTGATGCCGAGGCTGGGGCTGCGCAACCGGCATCCCGGCGTCGTCGTGCGCCCGGTCCGCAACCCCGAGCCTGTCCGTGTGATCTCGGCCGCCGCACGGGAGACCGCCCTCGAACAGCCCGCCCTGCGCGGCCTGTTGGACGCGCTGCGGGACGCGGCCGCCACCGCCGGCCCGTCCGATGGATCCGCGGCGGACTGACCGCGGCCCGTTCGGCGCGGGCCTGCGGCGAGGGCTGCAGGGGCACATGTCAGGCGGTGCGAGCGGAGTCGGCAGCGGGTATGGCAGCCAGGGTCACGACGCTGGAGAAGATCTCCCGGTCGTGCTGCCGTGCCCTGATCCGGACCCGGTCGGAGTCCACCGTCCACTCCGTCTGAAGCCGGCAGGGGGCGTACATCTCGGCGTACTTCACGAAGTCGCAGTCCATGCCGGTGACGGCCATCGGCCGCGGGGGCCGTGGCCAGGGCGGCCTAGCGGGCGGGCTCCAGGAGCAGCATGCCCGGGGCGTGGTCGACAAGGTGGTCGAAGAGGATGGGGTGGGTTGTGTCGACACGCAACTGCCAGCGGTCGGGTCGGTCGGTGGCAGCGAGCACCACGTCCTCGAAGCGGTCGCGGCCGAATGGCGTGAGGCATGCCGGCGGCGGCAGCAAGAGCAGACGCACACGGTTGTAACGGCCAGGAGACCCGGTGCCACTTCATCGCTGGCGAGGCCCGGCTACCCAGCAGCCGTTGCCGTCGGAACGCTGCTTGTGCGCCACGTTGCGCCCTTTTGTAGACCGCCCTGTCGAAACGGGGCGGCCGGCCGCCCCGGCTGCCCCGCCTGGCCGGTTGCGGATCTGGTCGGCTCGCTCGGCAATGGTGTGGGCGGTGCCCCGAAGCCGAAGCCAGGCCCGGATGGCTTTGGAGCTGTAGTCCTTGTCGCCGATGATGTGGGACGGCCTTGTCCGGGGCCGGACGGGACCGATGCGAGGCACCCGTATTGCGTCCATGACCGCGGTGAACCGGGTGCAGTCGTTGGTGTTTCTGCCGGCGACGACGAAGGCCAGCGGCCGCCCGACAGCGTCGCAGGCCAGGTGGATCTTGCTGGTCATTCCGCCTCTGGAGCGGCCGAGTGCCGGGCTGCGGAGCCCCCCTTTTCGGCACCGGCTGTGTGCTGGTGGGCTCGCACGATCGAGGAGTCGACCGACACCAGCCAGTCGATGTCTCCGGCCGCGTCGGCCTTCGCCTGTGCAGTGCGGAACATCCGATCGAAGGTGCCGTCCCTGGCCCAGCGGCGGAAACGAGTATGCAACTGCGTAGTCGTGCTCAGGCTGTTGGGGTCGGGGGCTGTGACAATGGGGAGCCGAGAGGGAGGGAACTCCGGTGTCCATGATCGCAGGCCGTACAGCGAACACGCTCCCTGCTTCGTCGGCGCTTGCCCGCGCCTGCGTCGCCGTGGTCGTCGTCGGGGTCGCTGTCTCCGCGTGGGAGCCGTACGACCGGATGACCTGGCTGCTGGAAGTGGTGTGGGTGCTGATCGGACTGCCGCTGGCCGTTCTGTTCTGGCGGCGTTTCCCACTGACGGGCCTTCTTTGCTGTCTGCTCGCCGTGCACGCACTGGTGCTGGCGGTGGGCGGGCACTACACGTATGCCCGGGTGCCGCTGGGAGGGTGGCTACAGGACACCCTGGGGCTTGCCCGGAATCCGTACGACCGGTTCGGGCACCTGATGCAGGGCTTTGTACCGGCCATCGGGGTACGCGAGTTGCTGAGCCGGACCTCACCCCTTCGCGGGAGCCGTTGGCTGGCGCCACTCACGGTCTGCAGCTGCCTGGCCTTCAGCGCGGGCTTTGAGATGTTCGAATGGGCGACGGCGGTCATTGGCGGCCATGCGGCGGACGACTTCCTGGCCACGCAGGGCGATGTGTGGGACACCCAGTGGGACATGTTCTGCGCACTGATCGGCGCTACGGTCGCGCTGCTGCTGCTCAGCAGGTGGCATGACCGGCAGTTGGCGCGGCTGGCCGGCTGACCCGAGGAACCAGTCCCCGCCGGCGCTGTCGGCGGCCACCCAGCCGAAGGGCACCGTCGCCCGGCGGCAGCGTTCGATCATGCGGCGGCCCAACTCCACAATTTTGGGCAGCCCCTGCGACTGCCTCGACACCTGCACACCCCCGCGGCCGCACGACCAGGAGGCGACCGCAGGAATGATCACGCCGGACCCATCACACCCGGCGCAGTGAATTGAGAAACGGAGTCCTTGTGCGGCGGTCAAAGGCGGTGGTGTAACTCTCGATGGTCGCATGCGCCCGGACCAGCTTGCCGGTCGCGTCACGGCCGGCCAGGTAGTCGGTCGCGGCACTGGCGGCGAGGGTGTTCAGCAGGGCCGTACCGATCGAACCGCCCACCTGCTGCATGGCGTTGACGGTCGCCGAGGCGACACGCGCGTCCTCGGCCGCGACCCCACCAGTGGCCAGCTGCATGGCCGGCGGAATGACCAGGCCCAGGCCCAGACCGATGACGACCAGCTGCGGCAGCACCGCGCTCAGGTAGTGGGAGCCGACGCCGATGCCGGTCAGCCAGGCCATGCCGGCCGTGGCCACGGCGAAGCCCAGCGGGATGACCGCCTTCGAGCCGATGCGGGGAAGCAGGACGGTGGTGCCGAGCTGCGCCATCACCATCAGCGCGCCCACCATCGGCAGGAACGCCACGCCCGTTTTCGTAGGGCTGAAACCGAGGTTGAGCTGCAGGTAGTAGGTGAGGAAGAGGAACACGCCGAACATGCCCGCGCCGGCGATCAACACCGCGAGGAACGAGGCCGCCCGGTTGCGGTCGAGCAGGATCCGCAGCGGCAGCAGCGGGTGTTCCGCTCGGTTCTGCCACCAGGCGAAGGCCGCCAGGAGCAGACCGCCCGCGATCAGGAAGCCCCAGGTCAGCGGCGAGCCCCAGTCATGAGTCTCGGCGTGGGAGAAGCCGTTGACCAGCGAGAAGAGGCCGGTGGCGACGAGGATCGTGCCGGGTACGTCCAGCTTGGAGCCGGCAGCGTCGCCGTGGTTACTCAGCAGGATGCTCGGCGAGCGTGCCCTGTCCTTCGCGAGCACATCCGGATGCTGGCGGCCGAGTTGTTCGTCCTCGGACACGACAATGTCGCGGTCGCCAAGCAATCACGTGTCAGCGTGAGGTCGATACAGCGTGGCACCAGGCGTGACACCTGTCGCACTGCCATTCTCACCTCGTCAGGTCGCCCACCTGCACGAACATAGGCAGCCGAGCATCTGCGGTGGCTGTGACGTTGTTCAGCGGCCCCGGCATGTCGGCTTCCAGCGGCCCCAGTTGGTGAGGGTTCTGTAGCTTCCCGACATCCTGAAGTGGCCCCGGGAATTGGCTTGTGCCGGGACCAGCCGCGGCGCGGTCAGCTCCGCGTGGTTGAGAGCGGCATGGCGTCGGCCCATTCCCCGAAAGCGCCGGCATCGTCGACTTCCCGTTGCAGCAGGGCGAACAACGGACTCAGGTCCGTGCCCGGGAGGTACGTCGATGGCCACGAAGTGCTCCCCGCGCCATTCGCTGAGTAGCCCGGATTCCTTGATCGAGTTCTTGACGAGGTGGATGCGGGCCATCACCGCTTCCGACAACGCCCGCGGCGCCCCGCGGCTCAGCCGGGGGTAGTCCTCCGGGAACAGGCCGACCTGCGGCGCACTGCCACTGCGCATCCGTGAGCTCATGTCGCCGCACCACAAAGCGCACATGCTCAGCCCAGGCGCTGGTCGCCCCACCGCAAGAGCCATCATAAACGCCTCAGACATCGTCGCGGAGTACCGGGCGCAGGGTCTCGATCACCGTGGGATCTTCGATGGTGGAAGGGAGTTCGGGGTCGTGGCCGTCGGCGATGTCGCGCATGGTGCGGCGCAGGATCTTTCCCGATCGCGTCTTGGGCAGCGCGGCGACCACGTCGACCTGGCGCAGCGCCGCCACGGGGCCGATCGTCTCCCTTACTGCGGTGACGAGTTCCGCGGCGACTTCGGGCGCGTCGCGGTCAAGGCCGGATTTGAGCACGACGAATCCGCGTGGCACCTGTCCCTTGAGCGGGTCGGCCACGCCGACGACTGCGCACTCGGCGACATCCGGGTGGGCGGCGAGCACTTCCTCCATCGCGCCGGTGGACAGCCGGTGTCCGGCGACGTTGATCACGTCGTCGATGCGGCCCATGATGTAGACGTAGCCGTCCTCGTCCTTGCGGCCGCCGTCGCCGGTGAGGTAGTAGCCGCTGTACGCGGACAGGTACGAGCGCACATACCTCTCGTCGTCCTGCCACAGCGTGGGCAGCGTTCCGGGTGGCAGCGGCAGCCGGATGGCCACCGCGCCGTCGGTGCCAGGGGGCTCTTCGCTGCCCGCTTGGTCGAGGATGCGTACGTCGTACCCGGGCATCGGCACCGTGGGTGAGCCTGCCTTGATCGGGTGTGGCTCAACGCCCATGGGATTGGCGACGATCGGCCATCCGGTCTCGGTCTGCCACCAGTTGTCGACCACGGGCACACCGAGCAGGTCGGTCGCCCAGCGGTGGGTCTCCGGGTCCAGACGTTCGCCGGCCAGGAACAAGTGGCGCAGCGATCCGATGTCGTGGGCGGGGAGAAGTGCTCCGTGCGGGTCCTCCTTCTTCACTGCGCGGATTGCGGTGGGCGCGGTGAACAGTGCGGTTACGCGGTGTTCGGCGATCACCCGCCACAGCGCACCGGCGTCCGGCGTGCCCACGGGCTTGCCTTCGTAGAGCACGGTGGTGCAGCCGGTGATCAGGGGGGCGTAGACGATGTAGGAGTGGCCGACGACCCAGCCGACGTCGGAGGCCGCCCAGAAGACTTCGCCGGGGTGGGTGTCGTAGATGTTCTCCAGGGACCATTGCAGCGCGACCGCGTGGCCGCCGTTGTCGCGCACGACGCCTTTGGGGCGGCCGGTGGTGCCGGAGGTGTAGAGGATGTAGAGCGGGTCGGTGGCGCCCACGGGGACGCAGTCCACCGGCTTGGCTGTCGCCAGGGCCTGGTCCCAGTCGAGATCACGGTCGGTCAGGTCGGCCATGGATTGTGGCCGCCGGCGGATGATGCAGTGCTCCGGCTGGTGCTCGGCCAGGGCGAGGGCGGCGTCCAGCAGGGGCTTGTACGGCACGACGCGGGTCGGTTCGATGCCGCACGATGCGGCGATGACGACTTTGGGGCGGGCGTCGTCGATGCGCACGGCGAGCTCGTGCGCGGCGAATCCGCCGAAGACGACCGAGTGGACGGCGCCGATGCGGGCACAGGCGAGCATGGCGACGACCGCTTCGGGAATCATCGGCATATAGATCGCGACGCGGTCGCCCTTGGCCACACCGAGTCCGGCCAGGACTCCGGCGAACTGCGCGACCTGGTCACGCAACTCCCGAAAGGTGAAAGACACCTTGCTGCCGGTGACCGGACTGTCGTAGACCAGGGCGAGTTGTTCGCCGCGCCCGGCGTCGACATGGCGGTCCAGTGCGTTGTGGCACGTGTTCAATTGCCCGTCGGGGAACCACCGGTACAGCGGAGCCTGTGACTCGTCGAGGGCACGGGTCGGCGCCACGGCCCAGTCGATGGCACGGGCGGCGTCCAGCCAGAAGCCTTCCGGATCCTCCAGACTGCGCCGGTACTCGGCCGCATAGCCGCCCTGCTTCGGCGTCTGCGTCATGTCAATGGTCCTCTCCTCGTTCCGTTTGCGGACTGGAAGATGTGGACCGCCCCACGCCCGTTCCGTGCGGGCAGTGCCACGGTCAATCCCTCGCAATCCTTCCGTCCGGCGCCCGGGTAGGTCATAAGCCATTCTTCCGCGGTCGCCGAACGCAGCAACGCAGATGGCGAGAAGTGGCAAAACGAGCCGTTTGGCGAGGTCAGCCGCCGGACCATTGCAGGGTCGGCGGTCTTGAGCCGAGCCCATGGTGCCGACCGTTCCCTTGAGGGCTCGCCGGCCACGCTCGGGCCATCACAACCGGCGGTACAGCGTGTATCCGCAACGATGCACACCGTAACGCTACCGTCGGCTGCGTGAGTGATCGCAGCTATCCACGACCCCACGTCCTGACGCCCCTGCGCGAGCATCTGCGGGACACCTTCTGGTTCGCGCCGACCGCGGGACTGGTCTGCGTTCTCGTGCTGTGGGGGGCGGCCGCGGAGCTGGACACATGGATCGTCTCCTCTCTGCAGGACCAGCAGGAGTACGAGGCCATCGACGACCTCATCGCGTTCGCCGACGATGCCAAGACCATCGTCGCCACGATCAGCTCGGCGATGATGACCTTCATCGGTGTCGTCTTCAGGCGGCAAGGGGTCGTCAGGACGGCGGCGGGCCCAGGAGCGTCACCGGCGGGAGGTACGCCGAGGTGTCCTGGCCGGGCAGGAACGCGTCATCGGCCAGCCTGCCACGGTGCAGCGGCACAGCCCCGCGGTCGATCGCCTCGGCCACATGGTCGCCCAGTTCCTTGGCCTTCGCCGCGTTGATCAGCGGGCCGAAGTCAAGGTTCGGCAGCGGGTCGGTGGCCCTCTCGACGGCGAGGGGGTGTCCCGTACGGATGGAGCGTACGGCGGGGAGACAGGCCGCCAGGAAGTCGGCGAACAGCTCGCGCTGGACCACGAATCGCGGGTATGCGGTGCAGCGCTGCTTGCCGTAGTCGAAGAGCTTGGGGATCACGGCGGTGAGTGCGTCCCAGTCGCTGAAGTTCCACAGGCCCCAGTGTTCAGGCCCTCCTGCTCCAGGATGTGCCGCTTGCCGAGGTCGGCGACGGCGGTGGCGATACGGGCCCCGGTGTCACGGCCGCCGACGAAGGAGACGCAGCCGATCTCCGGGGCGCGCACCAGCGCTTCGGAGAGCTGGCCGCCGCTGCCGCTGACCAGGGTGAGCGGGATGCCCTCGCGGGCGGCGAGCGCGGAGGCCAGGGTGAGGCAGGCGACGCCACCGTCGGTCGGGGTCTTGGCGATGACCGCGTTGCCCGCGAGCGCCTGCACCAGCATGGCGTGGACCAGCACGGACATCGGGTAGTTCCAGCTGGCGATGTTGGAGACAGGGCCGGGCAGCGGTGTGCGGCCCTGAAGCATCGGCTCGATGCCGTCGACGTACCAGCGCACTCCGTCGATCGCACGGTCCACGTCGGCCTGGGCGAGCCGCCACGGTTTGCCGATCTCCCAGACCAGCAACAGGGCGAGCAGCTCTCGGTGTTCGGTCAGGGCGTCGAGTGCGGCACCGACACGGGCCCTGCGCTCTTCGAGGGGGACGTGCCGCCAGGCGCGGTGCTGGTCCAGCGAGGCGCGTACCGCCTGCTGGGCTGTCTCGGCGTCGAGTCGCGGCGGGCCCGCGATGGGGCTGCCGTCGACGGGGCTGGTCGCGGGCAGGGCGCTGCCGTCGGCCTGCCACTGCGCAGACCAGAGGTTGAGCACACGCTCGTCCCGGAAGGCCTCGGGGGCGACGGCGAGAGCGCGCTGCCAGGCGTCGGACCAGGCTGTGCCGGGCTTGAGGATGAGAGTGGATGCTGCAGGGAGGGTGGGTGCCATGAGGGTGGTCTCCGCTCGAAAGGGGGCGGGAGGGGCCGGTCGGTGGGCCATGAGTGTGTGGCACGCACTCGGCGTCATGGGGCGGTGACGCCAACGGGACCATGGAGTG
This window of the Streptomyces sp. SLBN-118 genome carries:
- a CDS encoding propionyl-CoA synthetase, giving the protein MTQTPKQGGYAAEYRRSLEDPEGFWLDAARAIDWAVAPTRALDESQAPLYRWFPDGQLNTCHNALDRHVDAGRGEQLALVYDSPVTGSKVSFTFRELRDQVAQFAGVLAGLGVAKGDRVAIYMPMIPEAVVAMLACARIGAVHSVVFGGFAAHELAVRIDDARPKVVIAASCGIEPTRVVPYKPLLDAALALAEHQPEHCIIRRRPQSMADLTDRDLDWDQALATAKPVDCVPVGATDPLYILYTSGTTGRPKGVVRDNGGHAVALQWSLENIYDTHPGEVFWAASDVGWVVGHSYIVYAPLITGCTTVLYEGKPVGTPDAGALWRVIAEHRVTALFTAPTAIRAVKKEDPHGALLPAHDIGSLRHLFLAGERLDPETHRWATDLLGVPVVDNWWQTETGWPIVANPMGVEPHPIKAGSPTVPMPGYDVRILDQAGSEEPPGTDGAVAIRLPLPPGTLPTLWQDDERYVRSYLSAYSGYYLTGDGGRKDEDGYVYIMGRIDDVINVAGHRLSTGAMEEVLAAHPDVAECAVVGVADPLKGQVPRGFVVLKSGLDRDAPEVAAELVTAVRETIGPVAALRQVDVVAALPKTRSGKILRRTMRDIADGHDPELPSTIEDPTVIETLRPVLRDDV
- a CDS encoding AfsA-related hotdog domain-containing protein — encoded protein: MRLLLLPPPACLTPFGRDRFEDVVLAATDRPDRWQLRVDTTHPILFDHLVDHAPGMLLLEPAR
- a CDS encoding LysR substrate-binding domain-containing protein, whose translation is MRGPCTRGRADLAVVVQVRERAGHGFRTVHLLDDPYAAVLPLGHPLAGKEVIDLNELAGEQRVGSEPSGPCLEPVIDSCAAAGFSPDFVIQSEDYATAQGFVAAGLGVGLMPRLGLRNRHPGVVVRPVRNPEPVRVISAAARETALEQPALRGLLDALRDAAATAGPSDGSAAD
- a CDS encoding transposase gives rise to the protein MTSKIHLACDAVGRPLAFVVAGRNTNDCTRFTAVMDAIRVPRIGPVRPRTRPSHIIGDKDYSSKAIRAWLRLRGTAHTIAERADQIRNRPGGAAGAAGRPVSTGRSTKGRNVAHKQRSDGNGCWVAGPRQR
- a CDS encoding DUF2238 domain-containing protein, translating into MTWLLEVVWVLIGLPLAVLFWRRFPLTGLLCCLLAVHALVLAVGGHYTYARVPLGGWLQDTLGLARNPYDRFGHLMQGFVPAIGVRELLSRTSPLRGSRWLAPLTVCSCLAFSAGFEMFEWATAVIGGHAADDFLATQGDVWDTQWDMFCALIGATVALLLLSRWHDRQLARLAG
- a CDS encoding terpene synthase family protein; the protein is MQEFSFDLPFPSRISQDVESAAAHHMAWIQEHRLLGHESLREYYRWDVPGVAARFWPHASGADLELGTDIAGWFLLVDDQFDGPLGIQPDRVAQIIQQLIDVVHSPPGATPKGDPTPAARGLASIWSRQVRGMSASWQRRSSRNWEDFLNAYTSETINRQSGIVPDVNTYLSLRHKAGLENVLIDYAERIGHYELPEAVFSMPEIQKMHNATVQVVNIIQDAFSVAKEEARGDFHNLVIVLQHHRHYSRREALAETQSIVRRHTDEFLHLKSELPALFDADALPLPDRENAYLFVDDLQAQMRACHDWCRASDRYSRVIRARPDQPTYLEEMHMEGLG